The segment ggcaaaGCAGTCTTCTTATAACTGTTTGCATTGGTTATTTTACTTCATGGCATGTAGTCTTTTAAGGATTAGCTGTTCTAGTTTGGAAGTAAGAGTCTTCTTTTTCTGCCTCTGGAAGCAAGGGTCTTCTCTCTGTGTTCAAATTTCTCACTAGATCACAGCTTTCCAGCATTCACATGCTTCAGCGTGAGCACTCTTTCTCACGAGTATGGTTGTGTTTGCAGGGGTCCCAAGGTGTGGGAAGAGAttagaatcttgactccatgtttcagaaggctgatttattatattatgatacgATACGATATGATattgctatactaaaactatactaaaaggaATAGAAAGAACAGATCTAtcagaaagctggaaaggaaagcaaaggaatgataataaaatcttgtgactgctcagcctcgacacaggtggctgtcattggtcatcaagtaaaaacaatttcacataCTGGGTAaacaattctccaaatcacattccaaagcaacaaaacatggagaagctgaagcttcccagcttctcaggagaaaagatcctggcaaaaggatttttcataaaatatgtctgtgacaCACGGGCTGCAGGTGAACTCTGAATTCCGCCATGCACTTAATAAATTACAGGAAAACCATTGTTTTTTAGACTTCACCACAGCATGCAGAAGAATCTCAGCTCTGaggcctggagcacctcctcctccccatccATCCCTCCTTTTCACTGACCTTAGTGTCGCCATGTTGTTCTCCTCACATCTTCACTCTTCCCTTTCCTCTGACTCGCGAGACAATTGCTGTCCGTATGTTCATTTCTTCTCACATTCTATTAGTTGAAAAGTTTTATAGAGCCCCGCAGCGCTGAAAGGTTGATCTCATCTGGGCCCCACATGGGGGAATTGCTCGCCATGCCCCTCGCTGCTGGTCACATTGTTGCCGCCAGCACCACGCGAGCCACACGGTCTGCCGGCTTCGCTTAGCGCCTTTCCTCATGCAGGGCGCTGTCACAATCCACTCGGACAAGCGGGGGAATCGTGCTGGTTCAttaactgatctcagagtgcaaaaaCAACACGGAGAGGGGATTGCAGTGTCAGTCAAAACAAATGCACCTTTTATTGAGTGCCCACAGGAAATGCGATAGAGGGATTTAGAAAGGAgataaaagagagagagagagagagagggagtaTACCTACCAAATGTAGAGAGGAAATCTTTGATGGTGCAGACATGGGGAGAATCGTCACGTTGGAGAGATATCAAAATCCTGGTTAACTCAGGGATCTATTATAGTCCTTTGCTGAGGTGGGGGAAACAGTTCTTGAAATCACCGAGGGGGAGAGatacaataaataataaaccTATTGAAATCACTGAGGGGGAAAAGGTATTGAAAACAGGTACAGACAGTCCATGTTCTCAGCAGGATAAGTCAATATCAGCAGTGAGCGGGACCCATTGTTTCAGGACTGGTTTCTATGAGAAACCAGTCTAGGTCCAGTGAACACATCTGCAGGCAACACTTAGTAGGCATCCCCTTCAGTCAGGCCAGCACCCCCTGTACCAGAATTATAGGGGtctcagtctcagtccttgggagGGTACTTCAATCTTCATCCGTCACCGTGGTAGTGGAGCAGATGAAGGACTTTCTGTGGAGGGACGACCAAAATTGCCCCAGCAAGTTTATTTGGCCAAGAGGTGGGAAAATTCCTGGGCTGTTGTCATGAAGCAGGTGTAAGCATATAGGGCATGTTACCCCTGACAGGCCCTGCTAGAAACAGTCACTGTAGGCACAGCTGCAAACAATCATTTGGCAGGCCACAGTTCTGCTCAGGGGCCTCAGGATCTTGGCATGCATCCACCACCGGCAGGCCAGAATTCCAATAAGGGTCCTCAGGGTCCGAGTCTCTGTCCTTGTGACGGTCATGAGGCAAATGAAGGGAACTTCAGACTGTCTTTCACAGGTACcaaaaaggaaaagctgctgccGCCACTCCTTTCTCTTCTGCCCACAGCACGGCTAGCTGAAAGTGGCAAAGAAAGCACAGTTCACTGCGGATCGTGCAGGCATAGCCCTGGCTGCATGAGCACTCCCAGCGCCTGACCTGAGCGCATGGCATCAGCTGTGTGGCCACTCACAGCACTGGGATGACCCCACCCCATGGCACGGCccgggccaggctgggaaggagcacAGCGGTCCTCTCACCACTCCCCATAGGAGAGGAGGAAAGAGGACTTTCATGCATTTTCTCATTCTTAATTATGTCTTCTCAGAGGCGTTACTACTTAAATTGGCCAATGTGTCATTTGTCAGAGCCTTCAGGGATTGGCTCTTCTGGATGGAGTGGAAGTTTTAATGAGCTTCTCTCTCAGAAGTAGCCTCTGTGGCTTCCTCTGGCCCAAATAAAAGTCAGACTGTGTGAAACTAATACAAGAGCTTGTAAATCTCTTCTCAGAAACCTGGCATCATCCTTCCATCTCTCCTGTTGTCTCAGGCTGCAAATCATCTTAAAGAGCTATTCCACAGCTGCCATGGGGTCTGGGTCTCCTAGACATGAGTTTTCCAAGAGAGAGGGGACAGGCCTTGATTGTGGGAAAGGAGAAGCCTCTGCAGGTGTGAATGGTGATGTGCATGGGACACATCTCCTACATGTGACACGTCTCCTGAACATGCAGAAGGTCCAGCCAGAGGGAAGGAACCAAAGTGCAgtcccagagccacacctgcctCCTTCCTGGGGCACTCTTTATTGTTCCTCTGATAGAGAGAGATGGGAGTTATCTGGTGATTCTGTGGACTTGGCAGGAATCCCATGCTTGTTCTGCAACAATTTATCATATCAGGGATTACACGTTCACCGCCCAGCACATTAAATAAGGATCCACAGTTGGGCTGTGCCACAGATCGCTTGAAAGCACAGAGCAGGTTGCGGAGATCCGGTGCTCTTGGGGATTTCCTTCCCTGGAGTCCCTCAGCTGATCCCTGCAGGAATGGCCATGGGGCTCAGTGCTTCTCCACCAGTTGTgcttctgctcctctccctgctgggtctggctgctgctgggaggctCCTGGTGGTACCAGTGGACGGGAGCCACTGGCTCAGTATGCGGGAGAtgctggacatgctccagcagaAGGGACACGAGGTGGTTGTGGTGGCACCTGAAGTCTCCATGCACATCAAACCATCAGAGAACTTTGTGATGAAAATGTACTCGGTCTCCTACACAAAGGAAGAGATGGATAAAGATTTCAAGGCATTTTTTCAGGTTTCATTTGAAGAAGGATCTTCTCTGGAAAGATTTTTTCATGTACTCGAAGGTATGAAAGCACTCGGTAACTTTTGGGTCTCCAGCTGTGAACAGCTCTTGCAAAACAAAGAGCTCATCAGGTACCTTGAGGAGAACAAGTTCGATGCCGTACTTACTGACCCTTTCGTGCCCTGTGGGGTGATCCTGGCTGAGCATCTTTCGCTTCCTTCTGTGTATTTCTTACGAGGAATCCCATGTGGGTTAGATTTTGATGCCACTCAGTGTCCCAATCCTCCTTCCTATGTGCCCAGGGTGTTTACAGGCCTTACAGACCGCATGACCTTTTTCCAGCGGGTGAAGAATCTGCTCTTTGGCATCCCAAATGTTTTCCTCTGTAATTTTGCCATTGAACCCTACTCAAAACTGGCTTCAGAGTTCCTGCAGAGGGAGGTGACTGTGCTGGATCTCTTACGGAAGGGCTCTGTTTGGCTCCTGAGGTTGGATTTTGTGCTCGACTACCCAAGACCCTTGATGCCCAATATCATTCCAATTGGAGGAGTAAACTGTGCTCACAAGGAGCTGCCTCAGGTGGGTCACACTGTTTTAATTCATGCCATTATTTGTTTCTGTGTTCAGGAGGGTGGAATTCTGTGTTGTGATAGGAATCGAGTTTCTTTTTTGGGTGAATGAGGTGAGTCCTCAGTAAAGGAACTGTTTTTCTCTCACGTCTGACTTTCTACATCCTTTGTAGACAGCTGTTCCTTCTGGCTTTTAATTGTTTCTCAATTGTTAATCACCAGGGTCTTCTGGTGAAGGTTCGTGATGGTCTGTTGATGCCACCAGCAAAGGGATTGTCAGAATTTGTGGACAGTAGGACAAAGTGTAGGGTTCCTTTAATGACCAGCTCCAATGGGATGTCCCAGAGCCTGTTAGAAACTCTTTCCTGGCTCCAAATTCCAGCCCTGATGCCTGGAGCAGGTCTGATTTAATACATCCATTACAGCCTGACTGGCAGTGAGGGTTTGGTTGTAGCCTTGTGCATGATACCAACTGCTCCAATGTGCCATATGCTTGGGTTCCTTGGGATGCTGCAAGAGTCCTGTGAGTGTTCCTCCTGGACAGCTTGCTGTTCTTCTCTGTGGGAGAGCCTGGAGAGTTGGGTGAGTACTTTTGGTGCCTTGGCTTTCTCTTCATTCATATTCCATTGGAGTTGTGTGGTGCAGGGCGTGATCACAAAGCCCAGTGTCTGGCAATTCCACCAGCTTGAAGTACAGAGATAGCGGTGACAGTTTATGGACAATGGGATTGGCCACGGGAGCATTCACACAATTCCACCATGGCTGGACACCATGGGTGCTTTGTCAGGGACAAAACCAAGGCCAGAATTAGGCTCTGAAGTGTTCTGTGGGAAGTCGCCCACAAAGAGAGTTTGTAAATCTCTGCTCAGAAACCTGGCATCATCCTTCCACCTCTCCTGTCGTCTCAGGCTGCAAATCATCTTAAAGAGCTGTTCCACACCTGCCATGGGGTCTGGGTCTCCTAGACATGAGTTTTCCAAGAGAGAGGGGACAGGCCTTGATTGTGGGAAAGGAGAAGCCTCTGCAGGTCTGAATAGTGATGTGCATGGGACACATCTCCTACATGTGACACGTCTCCTGAACATGCAGAAGGTCCAGCCAGAGGGAAGGAACCAAAGTGCAgtcccagagccacacctgcctCCTTCCTGGGGCACTCTTTATTGTTCCTCTGATAGAGAGAGATGGGAGTTATCTGGTGATTCTGTGGACTTGGCAGGAATCCCATGCTTGTTCTGCAACCTTTTATTGCACCATGGATTACACATTCACCGCCCAGCACATTAAATAAGGATCCACAGTTGGGCTGTGCCACAGATTGCTTGAACACACAGAGTAGGCACAAGGGCTCCAGTGCTCTTGGGGATTTCCTTCCCTGGAGGCCCTCAGCTGATCCCTGCAGGAATGGCCATGGGGCTCAGTGCTTCTCCACCAGTTGTgcttctgctcctctccctgctgggtctggctgctgctgggaagctCCTGGTGGTGCCGGCAGATGGGAGCCACTGGCTGAGCATGCGGGAAGTggtggacatgctccagcagaAGGGACATGAGGTGGTTGTGGTGGCACCTGAAGTCTCCATGCACATCAAACCATCAAAGAACTTTGTGATGAAAATGTACCCAGTCCCCTTCACTCAGGAAGACTTGGATAAAGCATTCCAGGCCTTTTTTCATGGTTCATTTGAAGAAGGTTGGCTTTTGAAGAGATTATTTAAAGTGCACAAAAGTATGAAAACCCTCACTGACTGTTGGGTCaccagctgtgagcagctgctgcaaaACAAAGAGCTCATCAGGTACCTTGAGGAGAGCAAGTTTGATGCCGTCCTCACAGACCCTGTAGCAACTTGTGGGGTGATCCTGGCTGAGCATCTTTCGCTTCCTTCTGTGTATTTCTTACGAGGAATCCCATGTGGGTTAGACTTAGATGCCAGTCTCTGTCCCAGTCCTCCTTCCTATGTGCCCAGGGTGTTTACAGACCTTACAGACCACATGACTTTTCTCCAGCGTGTGAAGAATCTGCTCTTTGGCATCCCAAATGTTTTCCTCTGTAATTTTGCCATTGAACCCTACTCAAAACTGGCTTCAGAGTTCCTGCAGAGGGAGGTGACTGTGCTGGATCTCTTACGGAAGGGCTCTGTTTGGCTCCTGAGGCTGGAATTTGTGTTAGAGTATCCAAGGCCTTTGATGCCCAATATCATTCCAATTGGAGGATTAAACTGTGCTCACAAGGAGCTGCCTCAGGTGGGTCTGCTTTTAATCCATGCCTTGATTGATTTCTGTGTTCAGGAGGGTGGAATTCTGTGTTGTGATAGAAATCAAGTTCCCATTTCACTCAGATTTCTAATGAGTGAGGTGAATCCTCATGAAAGGAGCTGTTTTTCTCTCACTTTCTTGCTGACTTTCCACATCCTGTGTTGGCAGCTGTTTCTTCTGGCTTTTAATTTGTGCTCAGTTGTAGGTAAACACCAGGGTCTTCTAGTGAACCTGTACTAAGGATTTGTGATGGGATGTTGATTCTGCCAGCCAAAGTGGTTCTGGGAATTTGTGGATAGTATAACAAAGTTTTGGATTTGTACAATGAGCATTTCCAATGGGATCTCCCAGAGAAACTTAAAAGCACTTTTCTATCTCCAAAGCCCAGCTCTGATGCCTGGAGCAGGTCTGATTTGACACATCCATCAAAGCTTTGACTGACACTGAGGGATTAGTAGCAGTCTTGCCCATGATACCAACCACTCAAATATGCCATGTGCTTGGGTTCCCTTGCATGCTGACAAGAGCTCTGGGCACAGTGCCTGCTGGAGAgcctcctctgctgctccaggggtGAGCCTGAGAAGTTGGGTGAGTGCTTTTGGTGCCCTGGCTTTCTCTTCATTCATATTCCTTAGGATTTGTGTGATGTGGGCTGGGATAATGAAGTCCAATATGTGGCTATTCCACCCATCCCCAAGTCGGGGGGAGGCTGTAACATGTGACAGACATCCCTGTACACACTGGGAATGGCCATGTGAGCATTCACACAACTCCACCACTACTGGACACCATGGGTGCTCGGTCTGTGATTAAAACAATGCCAGAACTAGGTCCTGAATTGTTCTGTGAAAAGACCCCCTCAAAAGTGCTCATAAATCTCTGCTCAAACTTCCACAAAGCCAACCCTTGCATTCCTTGAGGCAGGTCTGAGGCACTGGAAATGATGCTTGATGtgcaccacatttcctgcaGAAACCTGGCATCATCCTTCCATCTTCTCTCTCTTATCAGTCTCGAAACCATGTTAAAGAGCTGTTCAGAAGCTGCCATGGGGTCTGAGTCTCCTAGACATGAGTTTTCCAAGAGAGAGGCAGAGGGGAACACTCCTACAGGGACAGACCTTGATTGTGGGAAAGGAGAAGCCTCTGCAGGTCTGATTGGTGATGTGCATGGGACATATCTCCTGCACATGACACGTCTCCTGAACATGCAGAAGGTCCAGCCAGAGGGAAGGAACCAAAGTGCAgtcccagagccacacctgcctCCTTCCTGGGGCACTCTTTATTGTTCCTCTGATAGAGAGAGATGGGAGTTATCTGGTGATTCTGTGGACTTGGCAGGAATCCCATGCTTGTTCTGCAACAATTTATCATATCAGGGATTACACGTTCACCGCCCAGCACATTAAATAAGGATCCACAGTTGGGCTGTGCCACAGATTGCTTGAACACACAGAGTAGGCACAAGGGCTCCAGTGCTCTTGGGGATTTCCTTCCCTGGAGGCCCTCAGCTGATCCCTGCAGGAATGGCCATGGGGCTCAGTGCTTCTCcaccagctgtgcttctgctcctctccctgctgggtctggctgctgctgggaggctCCTGGTGGTGCCGGTGGATGGGAGCCACTGGCTGAGCATGCGGGAAGTggtggacatgctccagcagaAGGGACATGAGGTGGTCGTAGTGGCACCTGAAGTCTCCATGCACATCAAACCATCAAAGAACTTTGTGATGAAAATGTACTCTGGCCCCATCACCCAGGAAGAGATGGAGAAAGATTTCCAAGTGTTTTTACACACTTCACTAGAAGAAGGATATTTTCTGGAAAGATTTCTTAAAGT is part of the Passer domesticus isolate bPasDom1 chromosome 10, bPasDom1.hap1, whole genome shotgun sequence genome and harbors:
- the LOC135308471 gene encoding UDP-glucuronosyltransferase 1A1-like isoform X7 — protein: MAMGLSASPPVVLLLLSLLGLAAAGKLLVVPADGSHWLSMREVVDMLQQKGHEVVVVAPEVSMHIKPSKNFVMKMYPVPFTQEDLDKAFQAFFHGSFEEGWLLKRLFKVHKSMKTLTDCWVTSCEQLLQNKELIRYLEESKFDAVLTDPVATCGVILAEHLSLPSVYFLRGIPCGLDLDASLCPSPPSYVPRVFTDLTDHMTFLQRVKNLLFGIPNVFLCNFAIEPYSKLASEFLQREVTVLDLLRKGSVWLLRLEFVLEYPRPLMPNIIPIGGLNCAHKELPQEFEAMVNASGEHGIVVFSLGSMVSEIPMKKAMEIAEGLGTVPQTVFWRYTGKAPPNLPKNVKLVKWLPQNDLLAHPKTRAFITHGGSHGVYEGICNAVPMVLMPLFGDQMDNAKRVESRGAGLTLNILEMTSNDISNALKAVINDKRYKENIQRLSDLHLDRPIHPLDLAVHWVEFVMRHKGAPHLRPAAHDLNWVQYHSLDVIAFLAAVTLLVLFISFKCCLCCCRRCFCKKGRTGKATKAKSH
- the LOC135308471 gene encoding UDP-glucuronosyltransferase 1A1-like isoform X5 — translated: MAMGLSASPPVVLLLLSLLGLAAAGRLLVVPVDGSHWLSMREMLDMLQQKGHEVVVVAPEVSMHIKPSENFVMKMYSVSYTKEEMDKDFKAFFQVSFEEGSSLERFFHVLEGMKALGNFWVSSCEQLLQNKELIRYLEENKFDAVLTDPFVPCGVILAEHLSLPSVYFLRGIPCGLDFDATQCPNPPSYVPRVFTGLTDRMTFFQRVKNLLFGIPNVFLCNFAIEPYSKLASEFLQREVTVLDLLRKGSVWLLRLDFVLDYPRPLMPNIIPIGGVNCAHKELPQEFEAMVNASGEHGIVVFSLGSMVSEIPMKKAMEIAEGLGTVPQTVFWRYTGKAPPNLPKNVKLVKWLPQNDLLAHPKTRAFITHGGSHGVYEGICNAVPMVLMPLFGDQMDNAKRVESRGAGLTLNILEMTSNDISNALKAVINDKRYKENIQRLSDLHLDRPIHPLDLAVHWVEFVMRHKGAPHLRPAAHDLNWVQYHSLDVIAFLAAVTLLVLFISFKCCLCCCRRCFCKKGRTGKATKAKSH